The region GTGATGTGGTTATTGGAGAAGCTCGTGTCCCGATAACAATGGCGTTTTTTACGATGTGTTGATTTGACAGATTTCTATGACCTCACACGCCGCAGGGATCATCGTCAGTGGGCTTAATATTCATAAGGCGTTCATTAATTATAAGCATcgtttcccctcctcctcaggtACTATGGTGACGATGAACGTGGAGGGTCTGCAGAGCCTGACGTCAGACGGCGCCACGCTGGCGGTGCAGCAGGTGATGATGGGGGGCCACAGCGAGGACGAGTCGGGAGACAGCCTAGACGAGGACGATGACGCGGACATGGCTGGGCTGGGCCTGGACAACAGCGACTCGTTGCAGTAGAGGACACGCTCCCTCACACTCTGATCTACACACAACATGCGCCAAGCGAGTCTCcagaacacacacgcacgcacacacacacacacacagagcacaaatCTACAGGACGTCCCGGGAACGCTCCTGCACTCTTCCAACCCTCCACCCTGCTGAACGGGCAGTTAACGCTGCGTGTGTGTACATCACGAGTTTCATTTGAGAAACccgttttttaattatttggttGACGTATGCGAGTGcactttttttgtatatttaagctcaaaaagattaaatcaaacatgtggaagaagaaaaaaaaaagtgttaaaaaacacCCGAAGCGAGTTTGTATGCTCCGTTATTAAATGTCGACTGAGTTGTTTTCTCGGCCcctcgccccccctccccaagtTGAATTCTCTTTTTGGATGCCAACACTTTTAAGTCGTACCTGTGAGGGTTTGTCTTCACTTTTTTGCATGCTTGTGTTTCGAGTAGATGTGCGCACTCTTACGGTGGGCTCCGCGGCTCTCGCACGGGGCCGACGCGGAGACATTTGggggggaaggaaaaaaaatggagagatgCTTATTTTTATATACAAACATATGTAATTAgtgtttttgttccattttgttGTGTTCTCCTGTTTTGTAAGGAATATTTATGTACAGATTCATAAGTAAGATTAGCGACTCTGTTTTCCAGGGTTCTTTGAAGTTTtctaaaaaatagaaaaaaaggaatttgaAAGCTGATGAAAAATTTGCTATTTAAATTGGTTTTAAACGATACTAACAAGGCCTTACgcgtttttcttttctaaacaatTCTTGCCAAGAAGCACAAAAAAGAACGTCCGACCCTCTCCTCGGGGTCACACGGGTCAAAATGACACTAAAGTGCAGAACGTGTGCGTTCATCGTGTTGTCTCTATGTTGTGTAAAAGTTACCTGAAGACGTCTGACACAGTTCAGCTGACTGTGGGgctcagactttttttaaaacgcaGCTCCAGTTTTACCGTCATTGTGTATATCATTCAGTGCgtctttttaatcattttagtAGCTTAGGCGTCACTTTCTCAAATGCACAATCCAGAACACTATGCTAACCACACAATCACGAGGGTCAGATGTGGACGGTCAGACGCTGAGGGTCAGACGTGGAGAGTCAGACGCTGAGGGTCAGACGTGGAGAGTCAGACGCTGAGGGTCAGACGTGGAGAGTCAGATGCTGAGGGTCTGACATGCAAacccatcatcatcaacaagaagaagcagcagtggACTCTTTGCACGcattaaacttttatttatgtACATGCTACTGCGCTgaaaacaaagagcagtttGGAAAAGCTGGACTCGTCGTTGGTGGGCTGCCTGAAGGACTGGGACTGAAGCTCCGCAGCCTccgtcgcccccccccccttccgccgccactacacacacacacacacacacacatgtagtgAAAGTATTGGAATCTTTATCAGTGTGTTGATATTTCTGCACAAGCTGGGTGGCCTCTTGTTTGAATATCTGTAACATTGTACTGTACAACAGTCGTCTGTCAATAGTTTGAGTGATCTGGTTTATATCCCTCTTGTAAAGTTGAGACTTGAAATATGAAGCAGCCGAGGGGAGGTGGGTGTTagtgctggggggggggggtttggggtgAGTCCTGGTGGGCCCGTGCTCTCGGCTCTTTACTCGCGTCTGTCTTGCTTTTTATGAAGcgttcttcacttttctctcgTCTGTTTTGCCTTAGAGCTTTCTATTTTGGAATAAACGATGCCTAACTCTCTGCCGGACTCCGTCTCTTGTCTCTGCAGTGCTTACAGTTCTGGTTGTGGAGTttgatttaaaaggaaaaaagtccCACAGTGTtcagagagaggtagagagctGGTTCAGTCGTCTTTGCGCAGAGTCGCAGGGCTGTGAGATTCTCCTCTCTGAAAGAcaaaagagataaaaacatcaatatacaAGATTTAAAGGTTCATCTTTGCTACGTCTTCTGCACTTCAGACCACAAAACCACaattcaaagttttaaaatcagCTCCTGACAGGTGGAGGGATTCAAGAGGCTTTTATGGCATGTGTCTAAACATCTATTTGTAGCTGTGATAATATCACACTTAagcatttatgtttttgttgagtGTAAAACTAGAAATGTTTGCAGTTGATAAATACAGAAGGAGATAAGTTATTAAACACCAGATTATTTTCAGCCATTGCTCATCACTTGACCGTTTGTGTCATGGAGTCagagcaggggcgtgtccagaggggtggcatgatCCCACCTTGAAAACGTATTGCATCTGCGTACCCACAAACTTCACGCCACACCTCCATAAGTCAGCGCCCCAGGTGGGCCACCCGGGTCCTCTGACTCTGGACACGCACCTGAGTCAGAGAGATTTTTTCAGTAACGAGAGTCTCTTGACGATCGAAACGTTTAAAGGAACTTTGTGTGGAAGCAGCAGTCCAAAGATTCAGAGAAATAAGACGACTCTCCTGCCGCCAGCTGCTGGATTCAAATTCCATTAACGAGGAGAACCAGCTGTCGCTCCAACATCACACAACGAGGCCACCGACAGCTGGTCCTGTGAGAACCGTCGGGCTTTAACGGAGAACAATGGGCTGTGTGTTGGAGGGCACGTTCCTTCAAAGTCCAGTTTAGattctgtttttgaaaagtgattgGTGTGTTTTATAACTGAGGCTCGTCATGTTGGGGTCTGAATGACTAACGGGTCCAACATTTTGGAACGGCTTCAGCCGACAGctgcaacaaaaagaaagactACAATGTTAGCATCGGGGAATAATGCGCCTGATCAAAGTCCGTCCtctgaaagttgtttttgtccctgacaggctcagattatTCAAGTgtcgatgacatcatcacagaaaggatcccGACAGAGATGAGACCTTATTGTTGAAGAGGATAATGATTTTTTAACCAGGAACAGCCGTTAGATCGTTTTCTTCAAAGCCAACACACTCTGACAAAATCAGCCATTTTATTTGAAGGAACATGAGGGATAACTGCTGCAtgtctgcacactgttcagTTCCCAATGTGCAAATTTAATCAAACCAGGGCAAACTCAGGCCTCTTGTATATTGAAATGTGTCCCTGGTTTAATAAAATCCCCCGTTAGGAGCCGTGCAGTGTGCtgtcctttttccttttcctctgcagTCCGTACATTTCTTGCCCTGCACCTGTAAGGCAGGTGCTGCTTTTGGCCTGGATGTGCACTCACtagttttctcttttaatttcattgtgtaaaacaaaaatagttTTCGAAAAAAACTTtcccttaaaggagcaatatgtaactctgacacctagtgtttgaaatgggtactgcagtccagagagctgtctcccccccgtTAGTCAAACTGTTGAGGTCCTGAAACGGTCCCCGGCTCTTCATGTACTGACCTCCATCTGCTGTCTGATCCAGCCGAGTGAGCGTGTAATACGAGTGTAAACTCCTGGTTTGTTCCTCATTGCACAGCCGATTCCCCAACTGGTGGCTCCAACCAGCTTCCAAACAGACGAGTGCTCACAGGCCAGAGGACCCCCGCTGTCcccctgaagacacacacacgtacacagacACATGCTGTTACAGACAGATGAAATAAGCGGTTATAGTCCCAATCTGTCTGACCAGCTCTCAGCCtaaaacatgcagagaaacGAGAGCCAGACAGGTAACCGTTAAACAGGATGGCTGTCTATACGGCTGCTGTTCTGTTGGAGCATACAGTTCAACAAATATTAACTATAACATTTATGATTATAAACAAAAACTAACTTGCGGCAGCCTGTGGTTTCCCTCTGCTCAAAATATGTTAAGAGAAGTTATTTTTCtaaaggaacaatatgtaaCAAATTTCAAACATTcgagagtcgatgctcacacatcCAAAAGTACTTGAGGGTCATTTTCAGACTCAGTTTGTGAAGTTGAatcctgctgtgctgctgctccttTAATGCTCCATGAACAAGAACAGCTAAAGATGCACGTTGACGTGGGATCTTCTCCACTTGTGACTTTCATAATAAACTTTTATGGAGCATTGATTTCAGAATGCATGATGGTGTACTGATGCACTGTTTCCTCTGTTGAATGCCACCCAAATGTGTACCTGACAGGAGTCGGTCCCTCCCTCCAGGTATCCTGCACAGATCATCCAGGAGGAGATGAGGCCCTGGTACACCTCCGGGTGGTTGCAGGTTTTAGTGGAGAGGAGCGGCACCGTGGCTGAGCGCAGAACAACACTCGTCTCTCCTGCAAACACAACGCTTTAAATCAGAACCAGAGGAcccagaaataaagaaatgattaCATCACTCTGAAGTGACTCACCTTCTTCCTCTGTCGACCCCCAACCAGAGATCCAGCACATGGTGCCCGTCTGGAACTCCTCCCCGTGGTTGGGCAGACAGATAGGCTCCACGAGGCCTGCAGAGGAGGATGTGAATGAACTACAAGTTGTCATTGGACTACAAATCCCAGAGAGACAGATCATTATCACTGTTTAGCCTCATTGAGCTAACGCCACCTCTCGGGCTAAAGGtgcaaaaaaagttgaagaataAATGTTGGAGAGGCGAGAGTCAGACTTCAGATGACTGATCCTGATAATGACACTCatctgtcagagaggaggacacctgagagggagggggggctcGTGATacctgagaggggggggggggggattcgcCTTACCTGAAGAGAGGTCTGACCTACTAAAACTACGAAAGGGACTCAGGCTTAGTTAGACTTATTACATGGCTGtgtacttgattctgattggccagttaCTCATAGCAACGGTCTGATATTCCTTGAAAGATAACACTTAGAATAAGAATCTGAGCATGTCGGGGACAAAACAAGATCTTTTAGTGGACCTACAGGACTCCGATTGGTCTGTAGAAAATAAGtagcaggcattacagcctctCTGTCATCTGAAGCAACCTGGAGCCATCACATTATAACAGGAATCACCACAAGACTAAactcttttcctcctctgatgCTGGAGCAGCTTAGACACAGCTGCTGTGACACAGACTGTTTGGCTATGAGTCGATGAACACATCACAAGCAGCAGGATGAGAAGGAGACAGTGAGGACTCAGTAACGTCTGGGGAAAGGGACACTGTTACCGTTAAAaaccagaggagaggacagtTTCATGAGTGCGATGTCGTAGTCGAGTCCTTTGGGTCTGTAGCGAGCGTGGTAGATGATCTGCTCCACAGACAGAGACTGAGCTCCGTGCACTGGCTGCTCCGTCAGACCAACGTGCACCACCCACATGGAGGGGTCTGCAAACCTGAGACAGGAGAGGACGCATCAGGATCAGTGTGTTTGACCAACGCAGGGAGATCGGTGCCTTGAAGTGCAGACTTTACACTAAAAGCCaatcacaacatttaaacacatgctCAGTAAAGAAGCAGCCTGTTTCTAAGAGATTAGACGCTTGTCGAATCATTTCACATGCTTGCTGTTCAGACCCTAGTACCCGGCCTGAATTGCTGCAATCCGAGCAAATCTATGATCCAATATTTCCATCAGTATTCCTTCTGGATAAAATGTCTCGAGTGtctgtcttgtgttttcacATGACTCACCCGTACACACAGTGAGCTGCAGTGAGGATCCAGCGTGACGTGATGATGGAGCCTCCACACAGGTGTTCACTGCTGAAGTGGAGGCTCACCTGCCACGGGAACTGACCCAGCCGGGAGATGTTTCCCCCCACGATACGAGTGTTGTAGCGAGGCCTGGAGCCACACTCTGAGGACGGGAAGGAGAGACATCATTGTTCCTATCTGAGGCGtggattcaaacacacactggattAACTTAAATAGTTGCAGCATGCTtcagttaaaggtcacatattctcctcctcttcaaccagtttaaataagtctcagagctcctcaaaacatgtgtgtgaagtttcttgttctaaatccactctgatcctgtatttgatcatgtctataaacccctctatttcagtcctgctcagaacaggctgtttctgtgtctgtagctttaaatgtaaatgagctgtgtctgaccacgccccctctctggaagggcttaggTGGCTCAAGCTTTCTTGCACCATATCCTAGAGACTTAGGACCATGTTGTGAAGGCTGGATCAGACATAGTGGGCgagagggagtgtagacctggattatggagtttaggtaaggaggaggaaagttctaaatttgatgtgagcagtaactgggagccattGGAGGGAGCTGAACAGCGGAGTGATGTGTGCTGTTTTTGGGAGTTTAAAGACCAGTCGACAAACTGGTAAATACTTTAGTCAGGGAACACTTGAAAACCTTCAAACATCCAAACGACATGCAAATATACatgcaaaaatacaaacatgacaaatatacacacacacagcagtgacaTGTTAGTCATGACGTTATTTTAAACCAAAAGAgataagacacacacagtataatACACACATCTGCAAGCCGTGCAGGAACACATGAGGAGTACATGTGTGCTCATCATGACTCAACTGTCAACGTCACTCGGTTTTTGTTCTCACCCAGACATTTCAGAGTGGTCACTTTCCCTGAGCTGCACTGAGTCTTactgtgaggaagaggaggaggatgatgaggaggacgcgaagaggaggaggatgaagaggagagggaggaggagaaggaggaagaggaagacaggaggagaagaggagcaggaggagagggaggaggacgaggCCAAAGACAAACTCAGCAAAAACGTAAAATGACTCCATTCATGTCAGGTAATATGTAATAATTTGACTAAATGGCAGCTTCACTCAGGGGTGAAAGGAGTTTTAAACTCTTGCTGATACGTCCACATCTCTTCAGTTCACACTAgtcaaactggactttgggggtcaaacatGCCggggcacggtacagattgtgTGAGTGCACCCCTCTGTATTGAGCTTGATCAGCACAACAAGCTGCGATGGAGATTCTCTGGATGATGCACCGGATATGCTGCCAGGTGTCACTGACCATCAACACGTAGTTTGCATCCTTTTTTCAATCATTCAAATAAGAGGCGCGCTTACTGCTTTGTACCTGAAGGCTGTGGCGTTCTGCAGCTTAatgagctctgattggctcaggTTGATGGACACCAGGTATAGCTGAAGGTCATGCTCGATGGAGGTCAGAGAGACGTAGAATGACTCCACGTAcctgacagaaacacatgcagcagcacagaatgcATCAACAGACTTCTACATCTTTAACATGACAACTATACttgttttattcttaaataCTGGAACATCCTacactttgctttttttataatgttgCATATCAACTCTTTAAAATCTGACAAACGTGCATCTACTGCGCTCATCTTCAGCTCTAAATGTAAACTCTCTCTTCTCTAGAGTCGCCGTGTATGCTCCAGGTACAAAAATATCCATTTTACATTACACTGAGCCTAAAACACACCGTGCATTTATTCCTCAGTCTGACTCTAGCTGTTTTAagctcctgcccccccccccccccccaaaacaaactgctgtttggccacacctcctccatactgaagcctccgctctcctccagaaacacacctccaacccctctccactcgcattCCATGGaagagttatcaattagaacgcaccataatttaACACTATAAAgcgcaagcggtggacaaaatagTCCTTTGCTCGacctgcaatcacctgtgtcctgcattgttgtgttagcatgctaatgttagcgctctttagttagctcgtagcttcacattgcagtCCCTAAAGCTAGGCTTAAGCTCAGAGGGGACCGAGCTTTTGCTATTGCTGCTCCAAGGCTTTGGAATGGGCTGCCGCTGCACATTAGGCAGGCCTCTTCTCTATCTcgttttaaaactcttcttaaaacctacttcttttctttggcttttaccCCCACGTAGAgtgttgattttatgtgttttatgtgactgtatttgttttatgtgtacacatgcatatttttatatatttttatttatttgttatctctattttactctcttgtgcagcactttggaaaccttgtgtttgtttaaacttgtgctatataaataaagtggattggattggattggattgcatgtaaactgacacagaatgactgatCTAAAAAATCTTAcataacatccaaataatcagtgagtatgttcttctcactagtccttgactgaaacagcttttatacacaaggggaggagccggccgtcccgtccatgtaaacacgactctgacaacaacacagccagcgggactcgagcttctccctcattgtagacagtcatgactcagagacacatttacacaggatagacttgatttctgatatatttatgtggaacatgtctcACATTCTGtgtttaatgaaagaaaaatcagaGGGGGTTGagaagatgcagaaaaaaaaaaccacaaaacaaaCCTGGAGTATCCGAGCTGTCTGCAGGCAGAGAGCCCCAGCAGGTTGTTCCAGCCCTCTGAGCAGACCGTCCTCCAGACCCCCCCTTTCTGAACCTGCAAGACCGAGCTCCCCCCACTCAGAcgcactgaaacacacacacacatcgcacaataaaaaaagagagacgagCAGACAGACCCACGGTCATATAGACAGAAAGAGGATatcaaacagattttaaaaaattagaATCTCTCTgagctgtttcctcctctccttcttctttgtgtttgtttctatctTAACTCTGCTGTGTGTGGTCTTTTTGGGGGCCATCTTAGATGATACTCTTTGTGAAACCTGTGGATCTACATTCTTATTGTTTCTGGTGAAATAAAACTGGTGAAATAAATCCTCCTGGACAGACTTCCTGCTGATCTCACAGGACTGTGGCATCAGTCATCAGATGGAAGTTTTTCTTTATCAGTATTCTGACTTTTATTGGTTATATTTGCATTGAGTTGAGTAACTGactcatttatttatgtgtgtgttgatcgTTTGTCTCACCACAGCCGAGCTCGTCGTCTCCGTTGTCACATTGAACTTCTCCGTCACACTGAGCCGAGGCGCTGACACACTGAGACGAAGAGCCGCAGCGAAACTTCCCCACGCAGCTCAGAcccactgaagagacacacacacacacacacacacacacacacacacacacacacacacacacacacacacacacacacacagttaatttGACAAAAGGAATGTGTGTGGGACTTGGTTGATATCCAAAATCAGCAAGTATCACGATATGTATCGTATCCAAGCAACAACCTCAGGAGTTGtcaaatgaagctgatgctgaggTGTataacctgcagttcctcgagtgtccactagaggctggctgcagaagtacagaaagtcacatacacacccattctaaaaagcctgtttttacagcagagattaacatgtttacagcctggttcaaaaaaacaaataggtctgattagctcatgtctcgatcaacacacactgtacgggggggtgaatgttttgatgactcatccgttttgatttgatgaaggataagagttattcacaataaggcgtgtagctgacctgattgacaggcgggcgcagTGTAACTGTAACAGTCTAGATACCATACGCTTGCCTGTGTGTCCGGTTCATCTTTACTCTCAATCTATTGTACTACTTACACCGACCTCATCGGCAGGTGACCAACAAGGTGTAGCCGACCTGTTAGACTTCAGCTCAGTGTTTGTTCAGAAATACATCCGATCTTTAAACCGTGTGAGCTGTGATCTGTTATCAGCACAGCATTCGACACCAGCTGCTTCCCAGAACTGTTAGTGTGAGACCCTCCTCCTGCACGTCCAGGATGTCAGACCATGGGTGCACTCAagagtgtttttaatgattttacaccaaattagaaaaaaaaatcaaacaatgagTGTGAACAATGAAAACTATGAAGCATCAGAAGTTTCTTTATGTGCACTTTTCTAAGTATTTCCCTCCTCTAAGACTCATGGGACTgtaaaaaaaccacacacacatcttctaCTACGTTCATAAGAAACCAATTAAGGCTGGGTATCGGGGACAATGTGTCAGTGACCTCATGTGGTCTCTGCGTGGGTCAGACTTAAATTATATAACAGGTAAGGGCCGCATCAAATATACATGAAGCAGAGGCATGCCATGCTACAGCGGCTCCATTATAACCACACAGCGTGGAGCTCCTTACCTCCGAGGCCGATGCCCAGAACGAGAATGACGGCCACAATGGCGCAGGAGAAGATGAGCAGCTCCAAGCGATGAGCCAGCAGTCTGCTCTTCCAGCTATTCTTCAAGTCATCCTCTACGGGCACAAGACGGTCCGTCAGACATTCACAGTGTTCAAGTTTCACACAAAATTAGCTGCAGACAGTTCAAACatagagaaggggggggggggggggggtgtcataTCAAACCTAGTTTCTGGTCATAATACAAAATACTTGTGACTATAGATGAGGGTTAAAACATACGACAACTTATTTTGGTTGCTTGTATCTGCAATCTCTAGtaactgaaagaaagagagagagcaggttcAAGCAGCCAAAATAAGTTTCTTCCACTTCAGAAATAAGGACAGGAAGACCCTGAAGTAGACCCTGGACTTGATGGTTGGCTAACATCTCCCATCTGCACCAAAATCCCCAATGTGGGGTTGAAAACAGTGCTGGACGGAGGGATGTTTGGACCCAAATCAAACGGGCGCCAAAGGATGGAATGAAGGAACAACACTGAATGAGCTGATTAAGAGTCTCAAAGAAAAGTctgctgagggggggggggggcagtctgCTCCTGTGAAAGTGACAAAGACGGCCGAACAAAGAGCTGAAGGATAGAACATGTGACTGAATCTGGGACAGTTGTTGCTCTATTATCCTCAT is a window of Labrus mixtus chromosome 13, fLabMix1.1, whole genome shotgun sequence DNA encoding:
- the tmprss3a gene encoding transmembrane protease serine 3 yields the protein MVLDNAQLSVDNGTMTKSLVEINPDANTAAPPTEPKAEAPEQPDPSKIEVVSVTEEDLPTVETPNTLNVSPLGSFDADAQSENGPAKPEESKPPAAPSLSMPITKVQTFMSEDDLKNSWKSRLLAHRLELLIFSCAIVAVILVLGIGLGVGLSCVGKFRCGSSSQCVSASAQCDGEVQCDNGDDELGCVRLSGGSSVLQVQKGGVWRTVCSEGWNNLLGLSACRQLGYSRYVESFYVSLTSIEHDLQLYLVSINLSQSELIKLQNATAFSKTQCSSGKVTTLKCLECGSRPRYNTRIVGGNISRLGQFPWQVSLHFSSEHLCGGSIITSRWILTAAHCVYGFADPSMWVVHVGLTEQPVHGAQSLSVEQIIYHARYRPKGLDYDIALMKLSSPLVFNGLVEPICLPNHGEEFQTGTMCWISGWGSTEEEGETSVVLRSATVPLLSTKTCNHPEVYQGLISSWMICAGYLEGGTDSCQGDSGGPLACEHSSVWKLVGATSWGIGCAMRNKPGVYTRITRSLGWIRQQMERGESHSPATLRKDD